From the Cervus elaphus chromosome 20, mCerEla1.1, whole genome shotgun sequence genome, one window contains:
- the LOC122676980 gene encoding cytochrome P450 2J2-like isoform X1: MLEVLGSLAAALWAAVRPGTLLLGAAAFLFIADFLKRRRPKNFPPGPAGLPFVGNSLQLNPEKVHLTLQQFVKKYGNVFSLDFGTSPSILVTGLPLIKEALVHQGQNFSSRPIMPLQEHIFNNKGLIMSSGHIWKEQRRFALTTLRNFGLGKKSLEERIQEEASYLIQTIREENGQPFDPHFTINNAVSNIICSITFGERFDYQDDQFQELLRLLDEVLNLHTSVCCQLYNVFPRIMNFLPGPHQTLFSNLEKLKMFVAKMIENHKRDWNPAEARDFIDAYLQEIEKHKGDAASSFREENLIYNTLDLFFAGTETTSTTLRWGLLYMALNPEIQEKVQAEIDRVLGQSQQPSTAARESMPYTNAVIHEVLRMGNIIPLNVPREVAVDTTLARYHLPKGTVVVTNLTALHRDPAEWATPDTFNPEHFLENGQFKKRESFLPFSIGKRMCLGEQLARTELFIFFTSLLQKFTFRPPENEKLSLKFRVSLTLAPVSHQLCAVPRG, translated from the exons ATGTTGGAGGTACTGGGCTCCCTGGCGGCGGCCCTCTGGGCGGCTGTCCGTCCTGGCACTCTCCTCCTGGGGGCTGCCGCTTTTCTCTTCATTGCTGATTTCCTCAAAAGGCGGCGTCCAAAAAACTTCCCGCCAGGGCCTGCGGGCCTGCCCTTTGTAGGCAACTCGCTCCAGCTGAACCCTGAGAAGGTGCACCTGACGCTTCAGCAG TTTGTGAAGAAATATGGGAATGTTTTTAGCTTGGATTTTGGTACATCTCCTTCTATTCTTGTAACTGGATTACCCTTAATTAAAGAAGCACTTGTCCACCAAGGCCAAAACTTTTCCAGCCGCCCCATAATGCCTCTCCAAGAGCATATCTTTAACAATAAAG GCTTGATCATGTCCAGTGGCCACATATGGAAGGAACAAAGAAGGTTTGCCCTGACAACTCTTAGGAACTTTGGTTTAGGAAAGAAGAGCTTAGAGGAACGCATTCAGGAGGAGGCCTCCTACCTCATCCAGACGATAAGAGAGGAGAATG gacagcCTTTCGACCCTCACTTCACAATCAACAATGCCGTTTCCAATATTATTTGCTCCATCACCTTCGGGGAGCGGTTTGATTACCAGGATGATCAGTTCCAGGAGCTCCTGAGGCTGCTGGACGAGGTCTTAAATCTGCACACATCAGTGTGCTGCCAG CTCTACAATGTCTTTCCAAGGATAATGAATTTCCTTCCGGGTCCCCACCAAACCCTCTTTAGTAATTTGGAGAAACTGAAAATGTTTGTTGCCAAAATGATTGAAAACCACAAGAGAGACTGGAATCCTGCTGAAGCAAGAGACTTCATTGATGCTTATCTCCAGGAAATAGAAAAG CATAAGGGTGATGCTGCTTCAAGTTTCCGTGAAGAAAACCTCATCTACAACACCCTGGACCTCTTCTTTGCTGGAACAGAGACAACTTCAACCACTCTGCGCTGGGGGCTGCTCTACATGGCCCTGAACCCCGAAATCCAAG AAAAAGTCCAAGCTGAGATTGACAGGGTGCTTGGCCAATCACAACAGCCAAGCACAGCCGCGCGAGAGTCCATGCCCTACACCAACGCTGTCATCCACGAGGTGCTGCGAATGGGGAACATCATCCCTCTGAACGTGCCCCGGGAGGTGGCAGTGGACACCACCCTGGCCAGATACCACCTGCCCAAG GGCACCGTGGTCGTGACCAACCTGACTGCACTGCACAGGGACCCCGCAGAGTGGGCCACCCCTGACACCTTCAATCCAGAGCATTTCTTGGAAAATGGACAGtttaagaaaagggaatcctttcTGCCTTTTTCAATAG gAAAGCGGATGTGCCTTGGAGAACAGTTGGCCAGAActgagttgtttattttctttacttcacTTCTACAAAAATTTACCTTCAGGCCTCCCGAGAATGAAAAGTTGAGCCTGAAGTTCAGAGTGAGCTTGACCCTTGCCCCAGTCAGCCACCAGCTCTGTGCTGTTCCTCGGGGCTGA
- the LOC122676980 gene encoding cytochrome P450 2J2-like isoform X2, which translates to MLEVLGSLAAALWAAVRPGTLLLGAAAFLFIADFLKRRRPKNFPPGPAGLPFVGNSLQLNPEKVHLTLQQFVKKYGNVFSLDFGTSPSILVTGLPLIKEALVHQGQNFSSRPIMPLQEHIFNNKGLIMSSGHIWKEQRRFALTTLRNFGLGKKSLEERIQEEASYLIQTIREENGQPFDPHFTINNAVSNIICSITFGERFDYQDDQFQELLRLLDEVLNLHTSVCCQHKGDAASSFREENLIYNTLDLFFAGTETTSTTLRWGLLYMALNPEIQEKVQAEIDRVLGQSQQPSTAARESMPYTNAVIHEVLRMGNIIPLNVPREVAVDTTLARYHLPKGTVVVTNLTALHRDPAEWATPDTFNPEHFLENGQFKKRESFLPFSIGKRMCLGEQLARTELFIFFTSLLQKFTFRPPENEKLSLKFRVSLTLAPVSHQLCAVPRG; encoded by the exons ATGTTGGAGGTACTGGGCTCCCTGGCGGCGGCCCTCTGGGCGGCTGTCCGTCCTGGCACTCTCCTCCTGGGGGCTGCCGCTTTTCTCTTCATTGCTGATTTCCTCAAAAGGCGGCGTCCAAAAAACTTCCCGCCAGGGCCTGCGGGCCTGCCCTTTGTAGGCAACTCGCTCCAGCTGAACCCTGAGAAGGTGCACCTGACGCTTCAGCAG TTTGTGAAGAAATATGGGAATGTTTTTAGCTTGGATTTTGGTACATCTCCTTCTATTCTTGTAACTGGATTACCCTTAATTAAAGAAGCACTTGTCCACCAAGGCCAAAACTTTTCCAGCCGCCCCATAATGCCTCTCCAAGAGCATATCTTTAACAATAAAG GCTTGATCATGTCCAGTGGCCACATATGGAAGGAACAAAGAAGGTTTGCCCTGACAACTCTTAGGAACTTTGGTTTAGGAAAGAAGAGCTTAGAGGAACGCATTCAGGAGGAGGCCTCCTACCTCATCCAGACGATAAGAGAGGAGAATG gacagcCTTTCGACCCTCACTTCACAATCAACAATGCCGTTTCCAATATTATTTGCTCCATCACCTTCGGGGAGCGGTTTGATTACCAGGATGATCAGTTCCAGGAGCTCCTGAGGCTGCTGGACGAGGTCTTAAATCTGCACACATCAGTGTGCTGCCAG CATAAGGGTGATGCTGCTTCAAGTTTCCGTGAAGAAAACCTCATCTACAACACCCTGGACCTCTTCTTTGCTGGAACAGAGACAACTTCAACCACTCTGCGCTGGGGGCTGCTCTACATGGCCCTGAACCCCGAAATCCAAG AAAAAGTCCAAGCTGAGATTGACAGGGTGCTTGGCCAATCACAACAGCCAAGCACAGCCGCGCGAGAGTCCATGCCCTACACCAACGCTGTCATCCACGAGGTGCTGCGAATGGGGAACATCATCCCTCTGAACGTGCCCCGGGAGGTGGCAGTGGACACCACCCTGGCCAGATACCACCTGCCCAAG GGCACCGTGGTCGTGACCAACCTGACTGCACTGCACAGGGACCCCGCAGAGTGGGCCACCCCTGACACCTTCAATCCAGAGCATTTCTTGGAAAATGGACAGtttaagaaaagggaatcctttcTGCCTTTTTCAATAG gAAAGCGGATGTGCCTTGGAGAACAGTTGGCCAGAActgagttgtttattttctttacttcacTTCTACAAAAATTTACCTTCAGGCCTCCCGAGAATGAAAAGTTGAGCCTGAAGTTCAGAGTGAGCTTGACCCTTGCCCCAGTCAGCCACCAGCTCTGTGCTGTTCCTCGGGGCTGA